Proteins encoded within one genomic window of Pseudomonas cannabina:
- a CDS encoding FAD-dependent monooxygenase, producing the protein MNQFKSIERSPCRVLITGASIAGCAAAWWLTQRNCDVTVVEQAPAFRDGGQNVDVRGAAREVLRLMGLEQAVKDLNTGETGLAWVDEDNRTAARIDLSGLEGDGPTAELEVLRGDLARLLYEASSADAFYRFGDRIVSVERDEAGVSVTFGSGGVERFDLLIIAEGVGSHTRELVFPGENQPRRMDLASAFFTVPRAPTDSQTARWYNAVGGRSAGVRPDNRGTTRAFFNVQGRSHMTVGNSVAEQKAFLRASFAGAGWEVPRLLEGMEAAEDFWFDDLRQVKIDRWSNGPVVLLGDAAWCVTPLGGVGASLSLIGAYVLAGELTKTDTIAEALASYEYVLRPVVKKSQSVPKLVPRLVHPRTQTGVKILRAVQRLVATPFISKRAAKALTPAVQAFTLPDYR; encoded by the coding sequence ATCAACCAGTTCAAAAGCATCGAGCGCAGCCCGTGCCGCGTTCTCATCACCGGGGCCAGCATCGCAGGCTGCGCAGCGGCATGGTGGCTGACGCAGCGCAATTGCGATGTCACGGTTGTCGAGCAGGCGCCTGCCTTTCGCGATGGCGGGCAGAATGTGGATGTGCGCGGCGCGGCTCGGGAGGTCTTGCGTTTGATGGGCCTTGAGCAGGCGGTGAAGGACCTTAATACCGGCGAGACCGGGCTGGCGTGGGTGGATGAGGACAATCGCACAGCGGCGCGCATTGATCTGTCCGGTCTGGAGGGCGATGGGCCGACGGCTGAGCTTGAGGTGCTGCGCGGTGACCTTGCCCGGCTGCTTTATGAGGCTTCGTCTGCCGACGCGTTCTATCGCTTTGGTGATCGCATCGTTTCGGTCGAGCGCGATGAGGCGGGTGTGTCCGTCACGTTCGGCAGCGGTGGCGTGGAGCGTTTTGACCTGTTGATCATCGCGGAAGGTGTCGGCTCGCACACCCGGGAGCTGGTGTTCCCCGGTGAGAACCAGCCTCGCAGAATGGACCTGGCGAGCGCGTTCTTTACCGTGCCCCGTGCGCCGACGGACAGCCAGACTGCGCGTTGGTACAACGCGGTGGGCGGTCGCAGTGCAGGTGTGCGTCCGGATAACCGCGGGACGACGCGGGCGTTTTTTAATGTGCAGGGCCGAAGCCACATGACGGTCGGCAACAGTGTTGCCGAGCAGAAGGCGTTTCTTCGGGCGTCCTTTGCAGGCGCGGGCTGGGAGGTGCCTCGTCTGCTGGAAGGGATGGAGGCTGCGGAGGATTTCTGGTTCGATGACTTGCGTCAGGTGAAGATCGATCGCTGGTCGAATGGCCCGGTGGTCCTGCTGGGCGATGCGGCGTGGTGTGTCACGCCGCTGGGCGGAGTCGGTGCTTCGTTATCGCTTATTGGCGCGTATGTGCTGGCGGGCGAACTCACCAAGACCGATACGATTGCAGAGGCGCTTGCCTCGTACGAATATGTCCTGCGCCCTGTGGTGAAAAAGTCGCAGAGCGTGCCGAAACTTGTTCCGCGTCTGGTACATCCTCGCACTCAGACCGGGGTGAAAATCCTGCGCGCCGTGCAGCGGCTGGTGGCAACGCCTTTTATCAGCAAGCGTGCTGCCAAGGCGCTGACCCCGGCAGTGCAGGCGTTCACGCTGCCGGATTATCGATAG
- a CDS encoding response regulator codes for MMTAVVLPAVPRVLIAESDPWVRETLSDLVLSVRADVELEMCTDGKQAVEWMKKHLPDLVIAARELPGIDGLSLLRGVRNLRRQPAIPFILISNRNDSASVREVVPLAPTAYLTKPLNTEGLRHRLEGLLLEHRALAPGEVPALAPGLTLSKFLEKRRDIADGAPLYVDVATAIKLSQTPNGTDPVLLEQELRNDPHITAVLVAAANSAAQHLGKPIQSLAGALAVLGPVQGANIASGLAKKRMAVLTHDALLARASELWTMSQRTAEYARILGGMLELDVERCFCAGLLQSLGDLAVLGCLQEWLLAGGELNEQAIEQSLEQYSAAFGSALRTRWRLPLELRELIAAVYQYNTGIYTREVLTMNLAGQMARLGEEESVTALIKTKSAKLLKLSVGDLQRLRKKLTGVTDPSLLRPVAVEPEAAAEVVEDDEPDLLDLAPEPPAEQPAAIEDPGDAVQDVPKK; via the coding sequence ATGATGACTGCTGTAGTTTTGCCCGCGGTTCCTCGCGTATTGATTGCTGAGTCTGACCCGTGGGTTCGCGAGACGCTCAGTGATCTGGTGCTGAGCGTGCGTGCGGATGTCGAGCTGGAAATGTGCACTGATGGCAAACAGGCTGTCGAGTGGATGAAAAAGCATCTTCCTGACCTGGTCATCGCCGCTCGCGAGCTGCCGGGTATCGATGGATTGAGTCTGTTGCGCGGCGTGCGCAACCTGCGTCGTCAGCCTGCCATACCGTTTATCCTGATCAGCAATCGCAATGACAGCGCCAGTGTGCGCGAGGTCGTGCCGCTGGCGCCGACCGCCTACCTGACCAAGCCGCTGAACACCGAAGGTTTGCGCCATCGCCTCGAAGGCCTGTTGCTGGAACATCGTGCGCTGGCTCCGGGCGAGGTGCCCGCGCTTGCGCCGGGGCTGACGCTGAGCAAGTTTCTCGAAAAGCGTCGCGATATTGCCGACGGTGCACCGCTGTATGTCGATGTCGCGACGGCGATCAAGCTCAGTCAGACGCCGAACGGAACGGATCCGGTGCTGCTCGAGCAAGAGTTGCGCAATGATCCGCATATCACGGCGGTGCTGGTTGCTGCCGCCAACAGCGCCGCCCAGCATCTGGGCAAGCCGATTCAGTCGCTGGCCGGGGCGCTGGCCGTTCTGGGTCCGGTTCAGGGGGCAAACATCGCATCGGGCCTGGCCAAAAAGCGCATGGCCGTTCTGACCCATGACGCGTTGTTGGCGCGGGCCAGCGAGCTGTGGACGATGTCGCAACGCACCGCTGAGTACGCGCGCATTCTGGGCGGCATGCTGGAACTGGATGTCGAACGCTGTTTCTGCGCCGGGCTGCTGCAATCGCTGGGTGATCTGGCGGTGTTGGGCTGCCTGCAAGAATGGCTGCTGGCGGGCGGCGAACTGAACGAGCAGGCCATCGAGCAATCGCTGGAGCAGTATTCCGCCGCGTTTGGTTCGGCACTGCGCACTCGCTGGCGCTTGCCGCTGGAACTGCGTGAACTGATCGCTGCGGTGTATCAGTACAACACCGGCATCTATACGCGCGAAGTGCTGACCATGAACCTGGCGGGCCAAATGGCGCGACTGGGCGAGGAGGAAAGCGTCACCGCGCTGATCAAGACCAAGTCGGCCAAGCTGCTGAAATTGAGCGTGGGCGATTTACAGCGGCTGCGCAAAAAACTGACCGGCGTGACTGATCCGAGTCTGCTGAGACCGGTCGCGGTCGAGCCTGAGGCCGCTGCTGAGGTGGTTGAGGACGATGAGCCTGATCTGCTGGACTTGGCGCCTGAACCGCCTGCCGAGCAACCAGCGGCGATTGAGGACCCGGGAGATGCGGTTCAGGATGTACCGAAGAAATAA
- the gabT gene encoding 4-aminobutyrate--2-oxoglutarate transaminase encodes MSKTNDSLMQRRHAAVPRGVGQIHPIFAASAKNATVTDVEGREFIDFAGGIAVLNTGHLHPKIVAAVQEQLTKLTHTCFQVLAYEPYVELCEKVNAKVPGDFEKKTLLVTTGSEAVENAVKIARAATGRAGVIAFTGAYHGRTMMTLGLTGKVVPYSAGMGLMPGGIFRALYPCELHGVSVDDSIASIERIFKNDAEPKDIAAIIIEPVQGEGGFYVAPKAFMKRLRELCDKHGILLIADEVQTGAGRTGTFFAMEQMGVAADLTTFAKSIAGGFPLAGVCGKAEYMDAIAPGGLGGTYAGSPVACAAALAVLDIFEEEHLLERCQALGEHLVTSLKAMQAKYPVIGEVRALGAMIAVELFEDGDSHKPNAAAVAQVVAKARDKGLILLSCGTYGNVLRVLVPLTAEDEILSRGLAILEECFAEIA; translated from the coding sequence ATGAGCAAGACTAACGACTCCCTGATGCAACGCCGCCATGCAGCCGTCCCGCGCGGCGTTGGGCAGATCCACCCGATTTTTGCTGCTTCGGCGAAGAACGCGACCGTCACCGACGTAGAAGGTCGTGAGTTCATCGACTTCGCGGGCGGTATCGCGGTATTGAACACCGGGCACCTGCACCCGAAAATCGTTGCGGCGGTGCAAGAGCAATTGACCAAGCTGACTCACACCTGCTTCCAGGTCCTGGCTTACGAGCCATACGTTGAGCTGTGCGAGAAGGTCAACGCCAAGGTCCCGGGTGATTTCGAGAAGAAAACCCTGCTGGTGACCACGGGCTCCGAAGCGGTGGAAAACGCCGTGAAGATCGCGCGCGCTGCCACTGGCCGTGCGGGCGTGATCGCCTTCACCGGCGCTTACCACGGTCGCACCATGATGACCCTCGGTCTGACCGGCAAGGTGGTGCCTTACTCGGCCGGCATGGGCCTGATGCCGGGCGGGATCTTCCGCGCGCTGTACCCGTGCGAGCTGCATGGCGTGAGCGTTGACGATTCCATCGCCAGCATCGAGCGCATCTTCAAGAACGACGCCGAGCCTAAAGATATCGCTGCCATCATCATCGAGCCGGTGCAGGGCGAGGGTGGTTTCTACGTGGCGCCGAAGGCGTTCATGAAGCGTCTGCGCGAGCTGTGCGACAAGCACGGCATCCTGCTGATCGCGGACGAAGTGCAGACCGGCGCTGGCCGTACCGGCACGTTCTTCGCCATGGAGCAGATGGGCGTTGCTGCTGACCTGACGACCTTTGCCAAGTCCATCGCAGGCGGCTTCCCGCTGGCGGGCGTGTGCGGCAAGGCTGAATACATGGACGCCATCGCGCCAGGCGGACTGGGCGGCACCTATGCGGGCAGCCCGGTCGCTTGCGCGGCGGCACTGGCGGTTCTGGATATCTTCGAAGAAGAGCACCTGCTGGAGCGTTGCCAGGCACTGGGTGAGCATCTGGTGACGTCGCTCAAGGCGATGCAAGCCAAGTATCCGGTGATCGGTGAAGTGCGCGCGCTGGGTGCGATGATTGCTGTCGAGCTGTTCGAAGACGGCGACTCGCACAAGCCGAACGCGGCGGCCGTCGCTCAGGTCGTCGCCAAGGCACGTGACAAGGGCCTGATCCTGCTGTCGTGCGGTACTTATGGCAACGTGTTGCGCGTGCTTGTCCCGCTGACCGCCGAAGATGAAATTCTGAGCCGTGGTCTGGCGATTCTGGAAGAATGTTTCGCTGAAATCGCCTGA
- the gabD gene encoding NADP-dependent succinate-semialdehyde dehydrogenase produces the protein MQLKDSTLFRQQAYINGQWLDADGGQSIKVNNPATNEILGTVPKMGAGETRRAIEAADKALPAWRALTAKERGNKLRRWFELMIENQDDLGLLMTLEQGKPLAEAKGEITYAASFIEWFAEEAKRVYGDVIPGHQPDKRLIVLKQPIGVTAAITPWNFPAAMITRKAGPALAAGCTMVLKPASQTPFSALALAELAERAGIPAGVFSVVTGSAGDIGSELTGNPIVRKLSFTGSTEIGRQLMAECAKDIKKVSLELGGNAPFIVFDDADLDKAVEGAMISKYRNNGQTCVCANRIYVQDAVYDAFAEKLKAAVGKLKIGNGLEDGITTGPLIDDKAVAKVKEHIADAVSKGATVLTGGNSLEGSFFEPTILVNVSKDAAVAKEETFGPLAPLFRFKDEAEAIALANDTEFGLASYFYAQNMSRVFRVAEALEYGMVGINTGLISNELAPFGGIKSSGLGREGSKYGIEDYLEIKYLCLSV, from the coding sequence ATGCAGCTTAAAGATTCCACTCTGTTCCGCCAGCAAGCCTATATCAACGGTCAGTGGCTGGACGCGGACGGTGGTCAGTCGATCAAGGTCAACAACCCGGCGACCAACGAGATCCTCGGTACGGTGCCGAAAATGGGCGCAGGCGAGACGCGTCGGGCGATTGAGGCTGCTGACAAGGCGCTGCCGGCCTGGCGTGCGCTGACCGCCAAAGAGCGCGGTAACAAGCTGCGTCGCTGGTTCGAGCTGATGATCGAGAACCAGGACGACCTGGGCCTGTTGATGACTTTGGAGCAGGGCAAGCCGCTGGCTGAGGCCAAGGGCGAGATTACTTATGCAGCGTCCTTTATCGAGTGGTTCGCGGAAGAAGCCAAGCGCGTGTACGGCGATGTGATTCCTGGTCACCAGCCGGACAAGCGTCTGATCGTGCTCAAGCAGCCGATTGGTGTGACAGCGGCGATTACCCCGTGGAACTTCCCGGCGGCGATGATCACCCGCAAGGCCGGTCCTGCGCTGGCGGCGGGTTGTACAATGGTGCTCAAGCCTGCGTCGCAAACGCCGTTTTCGGCACTGGCGCTGGCTGAACTGGCCGAGCGTGCGGGTATCCCGGCTGGCGTGTTCAGCGTGGTAACGGGCAGTGCGGGCGATATCGGCAGCGAGCTGACCGGCAACCCGATTGTGCGTAAATTGTCCTTCACCGGCTCGACCGAGATCGGTCGCCAGCTGATGGCCGAATGCGCCAAGGACATCAAGAAAGTATCGCTGGAGCTGGGCGGTAACGCGCCGTTCATCGTGTTCGACGATGCTGACCTCGACAAGGCGGTCGAGGGCGCGATGATCTCCAAGTACCGCAACAACGGCCAGACCTGCGTCTGCGCCAACCGCATCTATGTGCAGGACGCGGTGTATGACGCGTTCGCCGAGAAGCTCAAGGCCGCGGTCGGCAAGCTGAAGATCGGTAACGGTCTGGAAGACGGCATCACCACTGGCCCGCTGATCGACGACAAGGCGGTTGCCAAGGTCAAGGAGCACATCGCCGACGCGGTCAGCAAAGGCGCAACCGTGCTGACCGGCGGCAACAGTCTGGAAGGTTCGTTCTTCGAGCCGACTATTCTGGTTAACGTGTCGAAAGATGCTGCCGTTGCCAAAGAAGAAACTTTCGGCCCGCTGGCCCCGCTGTTCCGTTTCAAGGACGAGGCCGAAGCGATTGCGCTGGCCAACGACACCGAGTTCGGTCTGGCGTCGTACTTCTACGCGCAGAACATGAGCCGGGTGTTCCGGGTTGCCGAAGCGCTGGAATATGGCATGGTGGGTATCAACACCGGCCTGATCTCCAACGAACTGGCACCGTTCGGCGGTATCAAGTCGTCGGGCCTGGGCCGTGAAGGCTCCAAGTACGGCATCGAAGATTATCTGGAAATCAAATACCTCTGCCTGTCGGTCTGA